In a genomic window of Pokkaliibacter sp. MBI-7:
- a CDS encoding CocE/NonD family hydrolase, whose protein sequence is MQLLLNQTVSTRDGISLATDVYMPEGLGPWPVVLERTPYNKNAPSRSEVDRRGHRLSREEMAEAFAAAGFATVFQDCRGRHGSDGVFIKYVNEAEDGYDTLQWIVEQPWCNGKIGTMGLSYAAHTQLALACLNPPGLACMVLDSGGFSNAYQCGIRQGGAFELKQATWAYRQALQSPEAEADPVLKKALEQEDIRHWFSRMPWSKGHSPLRHLPDYEDYLLQQWQNGTFGPFWQQLGIYAEGFYDTLPDIPVMLMSSWYDAYVKTTLDNYAALRSRKTSSLALVMGPWLHGDRNDTFAGDVSFGPQSCFDGQVASDWLRYRIDWFIRWMKNEQAAVTQPQADTIHIFQMGGGSGSKDANGRMEHGGQWLQSTHWPMPDSRTERLYLHAGGVLSPGKPQTAEACACLQADPHNPVPTVGGSLTSGMPVFAGGGFDQREEARFFGARGDGLPLSARHDVLVFETAPLAEDMQVAGAIKVQLYIDSDAPDTDFTVKLVDVYPASEDYPQGFALNITDGIFRCRYRHGFDKPQLLTAGEVVEITIEPFATCNLFRKGHRLRLDIAGSNFPKYDVNPNSGEPEGQARLKRIANNRVHLSARYPSHLTLNVLPAQSADSACSGANA, encoded by the coding sequence ATGCAGCTGTTACTCAATCAAACCGTCAGCACCCGTGATGGCATCTCACTGGCCACTGACGTCTATATGCCCGAGGGGCTCGGCCCCTGGCCCGTGGTACTGGAGCGCACCCCCTATAACAAAAACGCCCCCTCCCGCTCTGAAGTAGACCGCAGGGGCCATCGCCTGTCCCGTGAGGAAATGGCTGAGGCGTTCGCCGCAGCGGGTTTCGCCACCGTGTTTCAGGACTGCCGTGGGCGACATGGTTCCGACGGAGTATTTATCAAATACGTTAACGAAGCCGAAGATGGCTATGACACCCTGCAATGGATCGTGGAGCAGCCCTGGTGTAACGGCAAGATTGGCACCATGGGACTGTCTTATGCGGCCCACACGCAACTGGCACTGGCCTGCCTCAACCCACCCGGACTGGCCTGCATGGTGCTCGACTCCGGTGGTTTCTCCAATGCCTACCAGTGCGGCATCCGTCAGGGTGGCGCTTTTGAACTAAAACAGGCGACCTGGGCCTATCGTCAGGCCTTGCAAAGCCCTGAAGCTGAAGCGGACCCTGTTCTCAAAAAGGCGCTGGAGCAGGAAGACATTCGCCACTGGTTCAGTCGAATGCCCTGGAGCAAAGGCCACTCTCCGTTACGTCACCTGCCCGACTACGAAGACTACCTGCTGCAGCAATGGCAGAACGGCACCTTTGGCCCGTTCTGGCAACAGCTGGGCATTTATGCCGAAGGCTTTTATGACACCCTTCCTGATATCCCGGTCATGCTGATGTCCAGCTGGTACGACGCCTATGTCAAAACCACGCTGGACAACTATGCCGCACTGAGAAGTCGCAAGACTTCATCTCTGGCACTGGTCATGGGCCCCTGGCTGCACGGCGACAGGAATGACACCTTTGCCGGTGATGTGTCCTTCGGGCCACAAAGCTGCTTTGACGGTCAGGTAGCGAGCGACTGGCTGCGTTATCGCATCGACTGGTTCATACGCTGGATGAAGAATGAGCAGGCCGCAGTCACTCAACCGCAAGCCGACACTATCCATATCTTCCAGATGGGGGGCGGAAGTGGCAGCAAAGACGCCAATGGCCGGATGGAGCACGGTGGCCAGTGGCTGCAAAGTACCCACTGGCCCATGCCGGACAGTCGTACAGAACGGCTGTATCTGCATGCCGGAGGCGTGCTTTCACCCGGCAAACCACAAACCGCTGAGGCTTGTGCATGTTTGCAGGCGGACCCGCATAATCCGGTGCCTACGGTGGGTGGCTCGCTGACTTCTGGTATGCCTGTCTTTGCCGGTGGAGGATTTGATCAGCGCGAAGAGGCCAGATTTTTCGGCGCTCGCGGTGATGGCTTACCACTCAGTGCCCGCCATGACGTACTGGTCTTCGAAACTGCACCTCTGGCGGAGGATATGCAGGTGGCGGGTGCGATCAAAGTGCAGCTCTATATCGACAGTGATGCGCCGGATACCGACTTCACCGTCAAGCTGGTGGACGTCTACCCCGCCAGCGAAGACTATCCGCAGGGCTTTGCCCTGAATATCACCGATGGCATCTTCCGCTGTCGTTATCGTCACGGCTTTGACAAACCGCAGCTGCTGACGGCCGGTGAAGTGGTGGAAATCACCATTGAGCCGTTCGCCACCTGCAACCTGTTCCGTAAGGGACATCGACTGCGTCTGGATATTGCCGGCAGCAACTTCCCCAAATACGACGTCAACCCCAATAGCGGCGAACCCGAAGGGCAAGCCCGACTCAAACGCATTGCCAACAACAGGGTGCACCTGTCTGCACGCTATCCATCCCATCTGACACTCAACGTACTGCCAGCACAAAGCGCGGATAGTGCCTGCAGTGGAGCGAACGCCTGA
- a CDS encoding YciI-like protein — MKHVLLTYDYVDDYLEQRGQYRQAHLAHCEPFLTSGQLVLGGAITEGPMQGVMVFKVTDVAEVEAFAGADPYVINGLVRQWQAREWFTVVGEQALHPIPPG, encoded by the coding sequence ATGAAACATGTTTTGCTTACCTATGATTATGTCGACGATTATCTCGAACAGCGTGGCCAGTATCGTCAGGCCCATCTGGCGCACTGCGAGCCTTTTCTGACGTCCGGGCAACTGGTGCTGGGCGGTGCCATCACCGAAGGTCCGATGCAGGGCGTGATGGTGTTCAAAGTCACCGATGTCGCTGAGGTGGAAGCCTTCGCCGGGGCTGATCCCTACGTTATCAACGGGCTGGTGCGGCAGTGGCAGGCAAGAGAGTGGTTTACGGTCGTGGGCGAGCAGGCGTTGCACCCGATCCCGCCGGGCTGA